The DNA window ATGATCACGTTCTTGATGGCCGGCTTCTTGCCCCAGTACCCGTCGAAGGCGGTGGCAAGCAGCGCATTGGCGTCACGGCGCACCAGCTTGTACGCGCCGGTGCCGCTGGGCTGCTTGTTCAGGGCCGAGTTGTCCAGGCCCTCCTTGCCGGCCCAGTCCATGAAGGTCTTTTCGGTGCCGTCCCACTCGCCGATCTTGATGGCCCACTGCTTGTCGACGATGCCCATCCACGACGCGGCCAGCTTGGCCAGGAAGGCCGGGTCAACCTTGACCAGGTTGAACACCAGCTGGCCGTTGTTGTTGCACTCGACCGCCTTGTCGATCTTCGCCCACGTGACGTTCTTGTCGTCCTTGGCGTTGCTCTGTGAGCCCACCAGCGGCTCGGCCAAGAACCAGTTGCCGCTGTCGCTGGTGTTGGTCACCAGGTCGCGCTCGTAGGTGTACTCGGCGTCCGCGCAGGTGAAGGCGTTGCCCGAGTGGAACTTGACGTTCTTGCGCAGGTCGAAGGTGTAGGTCTTGCCGCCATTGCTGATCGTCCACTTGGTGGCCAGCATGGGCTCGAGGTCGCGCACGCTGCTGCCCTTGTAGGTGACCAGGGTCTCGTAGATGTTCTCGATGACCTGGCCGCTGGCCGTGTCGTAAGCAATGGCCGGCTCCAGCGTGGGGATATCGGCCGACTCCTGGATGACCAGGGTGTCGGCGGGAGCGGCAGCCAGCGCGGTCGAGACGATGAGCATGGAGCTGAGCATTACCAGTTTCTTCATATGCCTCCTGAACTGCTGACGGTGAGGACGAATTCGGGCGAGTTGCGCGGACTGTCTGTCACCTGTCTAGTGTGTGGACGCCGGGCATCATAGCGTAGGCGAAACGGCCTAGGTGTGAACTCTATTGGAATGCGTCCAGCGGGGCCGATTCGCGGAGTGTCATGCACACGATGAGGGTGATGAGCACCCGGCGTATGAGACGGCATGTATGGGCCATGAGCGTGACATACTGCGCCGCGTGAAGAAGCGCATCCTGCTGCTGGCCGGCGGTCAGTCCGGTGAACATGAGGTCAGCCTGATGAGCGCCCGCAGCGTCCTCGCGGCCCTGCCGCCTGACCAGTTCGACGTGACCCCGGTGGTGATCAGCAAGGAGGGCCGCTGGCTGCCGCCCACCCAGACCCAGCACGCCCTCGAGCAGGGTGTGGCCCCCAGTGGCGGCGACCTGGTGCTGCACCGCGCCGCCAGCGCCGAGGGCTACGACGCGGTCTTTCCGATCCTACACGGCCCCATGGGCGAGGACGGCACCGTGCAGGGCCTGCTGACCCTGGCCGGCATTCCCTTCGTGGGCAGCGGCGTGCTGGGTTCGGCCGTGAGCATGGACAAGGTGATGACCAAGCAGGTGCTCGCGTCGGCCGGCATCGCGCAGGTGGCGTGGCGGCTCGCGGTGCGCCGCGAGTGGACAGACCGGCCGGAGGCGGTTCGCGCCAGCGCCGACGCCCTGGGGTACCCGCTGTTCGTGAAGCCCGCCAACCTGGGGTCCAGCGTTGGCATCAGCAAGGTGCACGGTCCGGACGAACTGGACACCGCGCTCACGCTGGCGTTCTCGCTCGACCGCCGCGTGATCCTGGAGGCCATGACCACCCACCGGCCCCGCGAAGTCGAGGTGGGCATCCTCGGGAACGACGCGCCCATTGCCAGCCCGGTCGGCGAGCTGCGTTTCGGGGCCGAGTTCTACGACTACGAGACGAAGTACACCGAGGGCCGCGCCACCATGCATATTCCCGCGCCGCTGCCCGAGGGGGTCGCCGCGCGCGTGCGGGAACTGGCCCTGCGCGCCTTCCGCGCCCTGGACTGCGCGGGCCTGGCGCGGGTGGACTTCTTCTATGTCGAGGAGACCGGCGAGGTGCTGCTGAACGAGGTGAACACCATGCCGGGCTTCACCACGACCAGCATGTACCCCAAGCTGTTCGAGGCCGCCGGCCTGAGCTACAGCGCCCTGGTGGCGCGCCTGGTGGAACTCGCCCTCGAACGCCGCTGACGGGCCGCCGGCCGCGGTCACTCCCGTGAATGGATCACATCTGCGTCCCGTACCCTGGGGCATGGAGAGCGTGGCCGAGATCCTGGGTGTCCTGGCCGGGGCGCTGCTGGCGACCGTGACCGTGACGGCGGGGGCCGCGCTGCCCCCCCGCACCGCCCAGCCCGGCGCGCTGCTGGGGTTCCTCGCGCTGGCGGTGCTGGTCGCGGCGGTGCTCGTGACGGGTGACGCCATGGCGCGCAGTTTCGGCGTGGTGTACGTGCTGCTGGGCGCCGTCGCGGCCCTGGCGCTGGGCGCGCCGCGCTGGCTTGCGTGGCCCGGCCTGGAACGCCCGTGGGTGCCGCCCGGCCTGGGCGTTGCCCTCCTGCTCGCACTGATCGGCGTGGGCCTCGGCGTCGACGCCGTGCTGTCGCGGATGCTGGCACCGGCCCTCAAGGCGCCGGCCTCGAGCGGTGTGGTGAACGGACTGCTGATCGGCGCGCTGGGCGCGGTGCTGTTCACGGGCGGCGCGGCGCTGCGCCGTCGCCGCTGAGCCGGCCTCCGTCCGGAAACCGTAAAGGGAGGGTCAGGCCGGGGCGGGCGGCGCGGACCTACAATGGCCGCAGCGCCGCGCCCAGCGCCGGGGGTTCCGGAACGGTCCCGTCGGCAAGCGCGGCCACCAAGGAGCGCACTCACTATGGACTGGAAAAACCTACCCGGGAGTGGAGGCGGCGTCGAGGATCGCCGCGGAGCGGGCGGCCTGCCCGGCGGCGGCATCGCCGTGGGCGGGATCGGCGGCCTGATCATCGCGCTGATCGCGCTGTTCTTCGGCATCGACCCCAGCGTGATCCTGGGCGGCGGCAACGGCGGCACGACCCAGACCCAGAGTCAACCCCAGACGCGCTCTCAGACACAGCCGCAGGGCCAGTCCGGCAGCAGCCAGGCGACCGACGAGGCCTATCAGTTCGTGGACCGGGTGCTGGGCAGCACGGATCAGGTGTGGGAAAGCATCTTCAAGCAGGCGGGCCGCACGTACACCGACCCCCGGCTGGTGCTGTACACCCGCGGCACCCAGAGCGGTTGCGGCACGGCCAACAGCGCCGTGGGGCCCTTCTACTGCCCGCTGGAC is part of the Deinococcus metalli genome and encodes:
- a CDS encoding D-alanine--D-alanine ligase family protein, encoding MKKRILLLAGGQSGEHEVSLMSARSVLAALPPDQFDVTPVVISKEGRWLPPTQTQHALEQGVAPSGGDLVLHRAASAEGYDAVFPILHGPMGEDGTVQGLLTLAGIPFVGSGVLGSAVSMDKVMTKQVLASAGIAQVAWRLAVRREWTDRPEAVRASADALGYPLFVKPANLGSSVGISKVHGPDELDTALTLAFSLDRRVILEAMTTHRPREVEVGILGNDAPIASPVGELRFGAEFYDYETKYTEGRATMHIPAPLPEGVAARVRELALRAFRALDCAGLARVDFFYVEETGEVLLNEVNTMPGFTTTSMYPKLFEAAGLSYSALVARLVELALERR